Proteins found in one Candidatus Amarolinea dominans genomic segment:
- a CDS encoding methionine adenosyltransferase → MASPKLFYTSESVTEGHPDKLCDQISDAVLDAIIGADPNARVACECATTTGLICVMGEITTSTYVDIQTIARETLRNIGYTRAKYGFDCDTCAVLVSIKEQSADIALGVDKAYEAKHGEISDEAIEAIGAGDQGMMVGFACNETEELMPMSIVLAHKLTRRLAQVRKDGELTYLRPDGKSQVTVEYHYGKPVRVDAIVISTQHAPDVTQDEIRSDIIEYVINHVIPVAMMDDQTKIYVNPTGRFVTGGPLGDAGLTGRKIIVDTYGGVARHGGGAFSGKDPTKVDRSGAYMARYVAKNVVAAGLADRIELQISYAIGVARPLSLSIETFGTGRVPDERIVDLIHQHFDLRPAAIIRDLNLRRPIYLQTASYGHFGRHDLDLPWEKTDKAAALRAEAGLG, encoded by the coding sequence ATGGCGTCGCCGAAGCTGTTCTATACGTCAGAATCGGTGACTGAGGGACATCCTGATAAATTGTGTGATCAAATTTCCGATGCGGTGCTGGACGCGATCATCGGTGCGGACCCCAATGCCCGTGTGGCGTGCGAGTGTGCCACGACCACCGGCCTGATCTGCGTGATGGGTGAGATCACCACCAGCACGTATGTGGACATTCAGACGATTGCGCGCGAGACGCTGCGCAACATTGGCTATACCCGCGCGAAGTACGGCTTCGATTGCGACACCTGCGCGGTGCTGGTTTCGATCAAGGAACAGTCGGCCGACATTGCCCTGGGTGTGGATAAGGCCTACGAAGCCAAGCACGGCGAAATCTCCGACGAGGCGATCGAGGCCATCGGCGCGGGCGATCAGGGTATGATGGTGGGCTTTGCCTGCAACGAGACCGAGGAGTTGATGCCGATGTCCATCGTCCTGGCGCATAAGCTGACGCGGCGCCTGGCGCAGGTGCGCAAGGATGGCGAACTCACCTACCTGCGGCCGGACGGCAAGTCCCAGGTGACGGTGGAGTATCACTACGGCAAGCCGGTGCGTGTGGACGCAATCGTGATCTCCACGCAGCACGCGCCGGACGTGACGCAGGACGAAATCCGCAGCGACATCATCGAGTACGTCATCAATCATGTCATTCCCGTGGCGATGATGGATGACCAGACCAAGATCTACGTCAATCCGACCGGCCGCTTCGTCACCGGCGGGCCGTTGGGCGACGCCGGCCTGACCGGGCGCAAGATCATCGTGGACACCTACGGCGGTGTGGCCCGGCATGGCGGCGGCGCCTTCTCCGGCAAGGACCCGACGAAGGTGGATCGCTCCGGCGCGTACATGGCCCGTTATGTTGCCAAGAACGTGGTGGCGGCCGGCCTGGCGGACCGCATCGAGCTGCAGATCTCCTACGCCATCGGCGTGGCGCGGCCGCTCTCCCTCAGCATCGAAACGTTCGGCACCGGCCGCGTGCCAGACGAGCGCATCGTGGACTTGATCCACCAGCACTTCGACCTGCGCCCGGCCGCGATCATCCGTGACCTCAACCTGCGCCGGCCGATCTACCTGCAGACCGCCAGCTACGGCCACTTCGGTCGCCACGACCTGGACCTGCCGTGGGAAAAGACCGACAAGGCCGCAGCCCTGCGCG